GTCCGACGGCCACACCTTGCCCGGCGCATCGATCTGCTGACCCGTGACCCCGAAGGAATGCCAGCCCACGTAGTCGCTCACCATGTACCCGTCGATGGGTTCGACCGGCCAGGTCGCCCACCAGCCGATCACCGTCGACGAGCGATCGCGCTCGGTGGCGATGTTCCACAGCGCCCGCACGTTCCGGTTGCGGCTGGAGATGGGGATCTTCTCGCCGTCCGGGCCGTCGGTCATGAACCAGGTGATCCCGTGCTCGTCGACCGTGCGCCCCGTGGCGATGCTCGTCCAGATCATGGGCGAGAGCAGCGGCTCGTCGCTGCGGAGCCGGCCGTAGGCTCCTTCCTCGCGGAGCTTCGCCAGGTTCGGCAGCTCGCCGCGCTCGATCATGGGATCGAGGATGTCCCAGTCGGCCCCGTCGAGCCCGATGACCCAGACCTGGGGTTCGTCGGCACCCCCGCCGCAGCCGGCGATCAGCAGCAGGGCGAACAGGCCGAGGACGAGCGAGCGGCGGCGACGGCCGCAAGTGAACGAGCGACGGCGACGGCCGAGAGCGGCACGGATGTCGGTCATGGCGGAATCCTCTCCGCGGTGCGCGCGCGAAGGCCGGGCACGGGATCGAGGGTGACGGGGCTGCCAGGTGGTGCGGCGACGCAGATGCCGCAACGGCAACAGTCTAGCCAGACCGCTGCCGCCGCCACAAGCCCGCGCGGGTCCGATCCCTGTGCCGGGAGCCGGACCGCGCGGCATCCGATGGAGACCCGATCAGGTCTTCGAGGCGTCGAAGATCGACTGGATGGCTTCGTCGAGCATCTGGTGGAAGGCCTCGTCCGACTGGCTGGCACTCAGCCCGTCGATCAGAGCCCGCGAGAAGCTCGCCACCATGTCGTTCTGTCGCGCCAGCCGCGCGTTGGCTTCCTCGCGCGGGTAGCCCCCCGACAGCGCCACGACCTTGACCACCTTCGGGTGCTCGATGCAGTCGCGGTAGAGGTTGTCCTTCTCCGGCAGCGTGAGCTTGAGCATGACCAGCTGGTCGTCGCCGAGCTGGTCGAGATGCTCCATGATCCCGGCCTTCAGCATGTCCTCGGCCTTGGCCTTGTCCGGGCAGTGGATGTCGACCTCGGGCTCGATGATCGGCACCAGGCCCGCTTCGATGACCTGGTGACCCAGCTCGAACTGCTGCTTCACGATCGCGGCGATCCCGTCGGCGTCGGCCTGCTTGATCACCGAGCGCTCCTTCGTGCCGAAGATGCCCTTCGACTTGGCCTTCTTCAGCAGGGCATCGACACCGGGGATCGGCTTCATGAGCTGAACGCCCTGCTGCTCCTCGGCCAGACCCTTGTCGATCTTCAGGATGGGAACGACCTTCTTCACGTCCCACAGGTAGTCCGCCGTCGGGCGCCCTTCGATCTCGCGATCCATGGTGTTCTCGAACAGGATCGCGGCCAGGATCCGGTCGCCGCCGAAGGCCTCGTCCGTGATGATCCGGGTGCGCATCTGGTGCACCAGGTCGAACATCTCGTCCTCGGTGGACCAGGCGTCGTCCGGCACTCCGTAGGCCCGCAGAGCCTTGGGCGTGCTGCCGCCGCTCTGGTCGAGCGCGGCGATGAAGCCGTCCTGCGTGCGGAACTTCTCCAACTGCTGGTCGAAATTGCTCACGATGGTCCTCGAGGGCTGAAGGTGTGAACGATCTCCCGGGCGCGCACGCTCGGGATGCCCGCGCGGGACGGCGGGCCCCACTCGGCCGGGCCGACACGATCGCGGCAACCCGCCCGGGCGTCAAATGGAGGGATGGGACCACT
This sequence is a window from Candidatus Krumholzibacteriia bacterium. Protein-coding genes within it:
- a CDS encoding alkaline phosphatase family protein, giving the protein MTDIRAALGRRRRSFTCGRRRRSLVLGLFALLLIAGCGGGADEPQVWVIGLDGADWDILDPMIERGELPNLAKLREEGAYGRLRSDEPLLSPMIWTSIATGRTVDEHGITWFMTDGPDGEKIPISSRNRNVRALWNIATERDRSSTVIGWWATWPVEPIDGYMVSDYVGWHSFGVTGQQIDAPGKVWPSDMQTEILDMLPSPDDVDDALLQTMVDLPPDKLGFDPERGPLGGPLPHLRQAVATARGYTDIALDLLDRRRTDFFAVYYEGTDATMHLFGNYSPP
- a CDS encoding fructose bisphosphate aldolase — its product is MSNFDQQLEKFRTQDGFIAALDQSGGSTPKALRAYGVPDDAWSTEDEMFDLVHQMRTRIITDEAFGGDRILAAILFENTMDREIEGRPTADYLWDVKKVVPILKIDKGLAEEQQGVQLMKPIPGVDALLKKAKSKGIFGTKERSVIKQADADGIAAIVKQQFELGHQVIEAGLVPIIEPEVDIHCPDKAKAEDMLKAGIMEHLDQLGDDQLVMLKLTLPEKDNLYRDCIEHPKVVKVVALSGGYPREEANARLARQNDMVASFSRALIDGLSASQSDEAFHQMLDEAIQSIFDASKT